A window of Gasterosteus aculeatus chromosome 9, fGasAcu3.hap1.1, whole genome shotgun sequence contains these coding sequences:
- the afmid gene encoding kynurenine formamidase isoform X1 — protein MHWTKMKKDELERQYSPSRWSHRMSADDVIEDHVKAMKEGTERARGLAQTLLNVPYGEGDGEKLDAYIPSTNSLDVPLVIYIHGGYWQFLSKEQSGFMAVPLVDKGVVVVAVGYDTAPKGSMDLMVSQVRRSVVSIVQQYSHISGLYLCGHSAGAHLAAMVLSTDWSQYSIAPQIKGAFLVSGVYDLLPILSTYVNEPLKMTEEVALRNSPSKLLPQLKLSSSSCHIVVAVAENDSPEFRKQSGEYYKTLEALGLNVTMEDVANTDHFNIIEQLVDEQYQLTKLLLKTMGKS, from the exons atGCATTGGACTAAAATGAAGAAAGAC GAGCTGGAGCGGCAGTATTCACCCAGCAGGTGGTCGCACAGGATGTCGGCCGACGACGTGATTGAGGACCACGTGAAGGCTATGAAGGAAG GTACGGAGCGAGCTCGAGGGCTGGCTCAAACGTTGCTCAACGTGCCGTACGGGGAGGGCGATGGAGAGAAACTAGACGCCTACATACCCAGCACCAACTCCTTGG ATGTTCCCCTCGTTATTTACATCCACGGGGGATACTGGCAGTTTCTCAG CAAGGAGCAGTCAGGGTTCATGGCTGTTCCACTCGTTGATAAAGGTGTGGTGGTGGTTGCTGTTGGTTATGACACCGCTCCCAAAG GCAGCATGGATCTGATGGTATCTCAAGTACGCAGAAGTGTCGTGTCCATCGTCCAGCAGTATTCCCACATCAG CGGTCTGTACCTGTGTGGCCACTCCGCTGGGGCTCACCTGGCTGCAATGGTCCTCTCCACCGACTGGTCGCAGTACAGCATCGCTCCTCAGATAAAAG GTGCATTCCTTGTTAGTGGCGTATATGACCTCCTGCCCATCCTGTCCACCTACGTCAACGAGCCTTTGAAGATGACAGA GGAGGTGGCGTTGAGGAACAGCCCCAGCAAACTGCTCCCTCAGCTCaaactctcctcctccagctgccacaTCGTCGTGGCCGTTGCGGAGAACGACTCGCCCGAGTTTCGCAAGCAGTCGGGGGAATACTACAAA ACTTTGGAGGCATTGGGACTTAATGTGACCATGGAGGATGTGGCCAACACCGACCACTTCAACATCATTGAGCAGCTGGTAGACGAACAGTACCAACTAACAAAG CTTCTGTTGAAGACAATGGGGAAGAGCTGA
- the afmid gene encoding kynurenine formamidase isoform X2 has translation MHWTKMKKDELERQYSPSRWSHRMSADDVIEDHVKAMKEGTERARGLAQTLLNVPYGEGDGEKLDAYIPSTNSLDVPLVIYIHGGYWQFLSKEQSGFMAVPLVDKGSMDLMVSQVRRSVVSIVQQYSHISGLYLCGHSAGAHLAAMVLSTDWSQYSIAPQIKGAFLVSGVYDLLPILSTYVNEPLKMTEEVALRNSPSKLLPQLKLSSSSCHIVVAVAENDSPEFRKQSGEYYKTLEALGLNVTMEDVANTDHFNIIEQLVDEQYQLTKLLLKTMGKS, from the exons atGCATTGGACTAAAATGAAGAAAGAC GAGCTGGAGCGGCAGTATTCACCCAGCAGGTGGTCGCACAGGATGTCGGCCGACGACGTGATTGAGGACCACGTGAAGGCTATGAAGGAAG GTACGGAGCGAGCTCGAGGGCTGGCTCAAACGTTGCTCAACGTGCCGTACGGGGAGGGCGATGGAGAGAAACTAGACGCCTACATACCCAGCACCAACTCCTTGG ATGTTCCCCTCGTTATTTACATCCACGGGGGATACTGGCAGTTTCTCAG CAAGGAGCAGTCAGGGTTCATGGCTGTTCCACTCGTTGATAAAG GCAGCATGGATCTGATGGTATCTCAAGTACGCAGAAGTGTCGTGTCCATCGTCCAGCAGTATTCCCACATCAG CGGTCTGTACCTGTGTGGCCACTCCGCTGGGGCTCACCTGGCTGCAATGGTCCTCTCCACCGACTGGTCGCAGTACAGCATCGCTCCTCAGATAAAAG GTGCATTCCTTGTTAGTGGCGTATATGACCTCCTGCCCATCCTGTCCACCTACGTCAACGAGCCTTTGAAGATGACAGA GGAGGTGGCGTTGAGGAACAGCCCCAGCAAACTGCTCCCTCAGCTCaaactctcctcctccagctgccacaTCGTCGTGGCCGTTGCGGAGAACGACTCGCCCGAGTTTCGCAAGCAGTCGGGGGAATACTACAAA ACTTTGGAGGCATTGGGACTTAATGTGACCATGGAGGATGTGGCCAACACCGACCACTTCAACATCATTGAGCAGCTGGTAGACGAACAGTACCAACTAACAAAG CTTCTGTTGAAGACAATGGGGAAGAGCTGA
- the LOC120824789 gene encoding excitatory amino acid transporter 3-like, with product MNAFHITNVVAVLLGLAMGLFLKNCMDLTPIEKMSIRIPGDSLIRMLQLVSIPTLTTSIVLGVTALTAEATKKIAWRGAAYILLLTIICVCLGLALVLLIKPGVGQTVGQGELEKVLPPLHAFLDVVRNMFPPNPIQACFQHHKTVLLPFTSNGTRSMVGSYVGGSSTLGLIVFSFVAGRILQDTLERSRILVDIVAVINAANRFVVSVILCYFPFGMLFLTANSILEVHDLETFYRLTKFLGVILLGLVLHSVVILPALYYWIVRRNPWTVVRGVFPALLTAWFVTSSTATLPVTLRCCESRNKIDPRITRFMLPIATTMNKHGTALYEAAAAVFVAQFYNINLNMGQLLTIGVASAVSSLGSSALPSAGATTTIFVMSLVGIPAKNAAILMATEWLLDRCNTVVNVLGDCFGVALIEALSLNELGVEPSNENAEEHMQDTQVPSTIP from the exons ATGAACGCCTTCCATATTACAAACGTGGTAGCTGTTCTTTTAG GGCTTGCGATGGGCTTATTTCTGAAAAACTGCATGGATCTCACCCCTATTGAGAAAATGTCCATCAGAATCCCAGGAGATTCCCTGATTCGTATGCTTCAGTTGGTCTCCATTCCTACGCTTACTACGAGTATAGTATTAG GAGTAACTGCCCTGACTGCTGAGgccaccaagaaaatagcttgGCGTGGGGCAGCATACATTTTGTTGTTGACaatcatatgtgtgtgtctag GATTGGCGTTGGTCCTCCTGATTAAGCCTGGAGTGGGACAGACGGTTGGACAAGGTGAGCTGGAAAAAGTGCTCCCCCCACTCCATGCGTTCCTCGATGTAGTGAG AAACATGTTTCCACCGAATCCCATCCAGGCTTGCTTCCAACAT cACAAGACTGTGCTGCTCCCGTTTACGTCAAACGGGACACGTTCTATGGTGGGAAGCTACGTAGGCGGATCCAGCACACTGGGCCTGATCGTCTTCTCCTTCGTTGCTGGACGGATTCTGCAGGATACGCTGGAAAGAAGCAGAATCCTTGTTGACATCGTTGCCGTCATCAACGCGGCCAATAGATTTGTGGTCAGCGTGATACTGTG ttacTTCCCGTTTGGAATGCTGTTCCTGACTGCCAACAGTATTCTTGAGGTTCACGACTTGGAAACTTTCTACAGACTGACAAAGTTCCTGGGTGTGATTCTGTTAGG ACTCGTGCTCCATTCAGTGGTCATTCTACCGGCGCTGTACTATTGGATTGTAAGACGTAACCCGTGGACTGTGGTCAGAGGGGTTTTTCCTGCCTTACTCACTGCGTGGTTCGTAACCTCCAG CACCGCCACACTGCCGGTGACTTTGCGGTGCTGTGAGAGCCGCAACAAGATTGACCCTAGAATCACCCGCTTCATGCTGCCCATCGCCACCACCATGAACAAGCATGGGACGGCCCTGTACGAGGCAGCCGCTGCAGTTTTTGTTGCACAATTCTACAATATCAATCTGAACATGGGCCAGCTACTCACCATCGG AGTGGCTTCAGCGGTCTCCAGTCTGGGATCATCAGCGCTTCCATCGGCGGGAGCCACGACCACCATCTTTGTCATGTCACTAGTCGGCATACCTGCAAAGAATGCCGCCATCTTGATGGCAACGGAATGGCTGCT AGACCGCTGCAACACTGTGGTCAATGTGCTGGGAGACTGCTTCGGCGTGGCACTCATCGAAGCGCTGTCCCTAAATGAACTGGGAGTAGAG CCGTCGAATGAGAATGCTGAGGAACACATGCAGGATACGCAGGTCCCCTCCACTATTCCCTGA
- the LOC120824749 gene encoding voltage-dependent T-type calcium channel subunit alpha-1I-like, whose translation MFSKMFAMGLFGYKGSYLSNYWNRLDLLINLGEFFDFFMDHLGLHLQVSQVLGPLRLISRVASMRDIVSAVLFIFPMLANVLCLYMFVVHIFGVIGVQLWAGRLRNRCFLGEDPTAMYNVSLSPYYVNKYGELQTFLCSPEGTSGRHCGEVPPNRENHQICSLAPPAPSVFGLTGAGTNACVNWNVLYNVCRAGAQNPNSGATNFDNIGYAWISIFQVVTLEGWSNIMFYVMNVYSFWSFLYFIFVVIMGSYIMMNVCGVVISTQFSDNLEHLRRRETRRENSDVLGEWLCSKWTGCLAVIRRRASNRVRHHDDDSRADDLTVKGHIWGQLRTRLEKVVNSKVFDRLIACAVLLSILTLAIQHHNQPNVLTNILQICDLTFTVIFVVEMLLKWMVLKWAYFEDRNNLLHFVIVIISLSEMRTKEDDWLSVLRAFRLLHYLPYLRTQLLVLKKAMQEAASLCMLILFVLFVFRHVHTPILSAPPVCLETCGRHPPDSHIPLTVSHLFFLFLCSLVGMHLFGHGLDTRNTINDRKNFDTLLWSMVTVFQILTEENWNTVLYNIMAETSPWAFIYFVAVIVMGKHVLLNILVGIVLQGFQDRQTLGESPSSVTSSPTSEDGSADTNGDEENRTLGESPSSVTPTPTVEHGSADVNGDERSQNRNQTALRWCKKREEWSFYVLSPQNRLRLFCKSVTSHHLFEYTVLLFILLNCITIAMERPGIEPGSKERTFLTISGFVFSAVFMVEMLFKVLTLGLFIGSESYCRSAWNIVDGLLVVASVVDTVVLLSPASHSKMLDILKVLRLLRILRALRVVKRSPKLKLAVEALITAVKPVGNILLLCCALILFYAILGLQLFKGKFYICRGEFIDDVTNKTDCLSANQRWEQKDFNFDSLPQALLSLFVMYSKDGWVTLMYDGLDAVGVDQQPMINYNVWILPFFISFMIVSYFLLDMFIGAMVHTFHDCQKKQNKLSEEARNSLRRGAGEDVAEVPKETPYQASYSRMRLSIHTLCTSGPLDLFIAVLIVISVLIMAVEHYQEPLYIKRLTEYSHYVFTSILLIEVLLKLVAFGGLRFLRNSWNLVDLVVVSVSITSIALNMMSVSQQIPVNPTILTVLRVLRMGQVLKAKRIRVLLTTIGKTLSQVGNICLLFLFFFTIYATLGVEFFGHLECAEDDLCLGLNEYVNFKHFGMALFTLFLVCTGDNWSMIMMDTLKQCRPGECSLYLTWVSPIYFITFVVIAQFVLANLVVAVIVQALEDSNKDEGVSGLSTAILAD comes from the exons ATGTTCAGCAAAATGTTCGCCATGGGATTGTTTGGCTACAAAGGAAGCTACCTCAGCAACTACTGGAACAGGTTGGACCTACTCATCAACTTAGGAGA GTTTTTTGACTTCTTTATGGATCACCTCGGCCTCCACCTGCAAGTCTCTCAAGTGCTCGGGCCGCTGCGACTGATCAGCAGAGTAGCGA GTATGCGTGACATCGTGTCAGCGGTCCTGTTCATCTTCCCCATGCTGGCTAACGTGCTCTGCCTCTACATGTTTGTCGTGCACATCTTCGGCGTGATAGGGGTCCAGCTGTGGGCGGGGCGTCTGCGCAACCGCTGCTTCCTGGGAGAGGACCCCACTGC GATGTACAACGTGTCCTTAAGCCCGTACTACGTCAACAAGTACGGTGAGCTCCAAACGTTCCTCTGTTCCCCCGAAGGCACGAGCGGCCGTCACTGCGGCGAGGTGCCGCCCAACAGAGAGAACCACCAAATCTGCTCCTTGGCCCCTCCCGCGCCGAGTGTGTTTGGCCTCACGGGGGCCGGCACCAACGCCTGCGTCAACTGGAACGTTCTCTACAACGTCTGTCGGGCCGGGGCCCAGAACCCCAACAGCGGGGCCACCAACTTCGATAACATCGGCTACGCCTGGATAAGCATATTTCAG GTTGTCACACTGGAAGGATGGtcaaacatcatgttttatgtcATGAATGTGTATTCCTTCTGGAGTTTCCTCTATTTCATATTTGTTGTCATT ATGGGCTCCTACATCATGATGAACGTGTGCGGCGTCGTCATCTCCACCCAGTTCTCAGACAACCTGGAGCACCTGAGAAGACGGGAAACCAGGAGGGAGAATAGCGACGTGTTAGGTGAATGGCTCTGCTCCAAGTGGACCGGCTGCCTGGCAGTCATCAGACGGCGTGCATCCAACAG GGTGCGCCACCATGACGACGACAGCAGGGCCGACGACTTGACG GTCAAGGGTCACATTTGGGGACAGCTCAGGACGAGACTCGAGAAAGTCGTCAACAGTAAAGTCTTCGACCGGCTGATCGCGTGCGCAGTTCTCCTCAGCATTCTCACCCTGGCCATTCAGCATCATAACCAG ccaaaCGTGTTGACCAACATCTTGCAGATCTGTGACCTCACCTTCACCGTGATCTTCGTGGTGGAGATGCTCTTAAAGTGGATGGTTCTCAAGTGGGCGTACTTTGAGGACCGAAACAACTTGCTCCACTttgtcatcgtcatcatcag TCTTTCGGAGATGAGAACCAAAGAAGACGACTGGTTGTCGGTCCTCCGAGCTTTCCGCCTGCTGCACTACCTCCCTTACCTAAGGACACAGCTGCTGGTGCTGAAGAAGGCCATGCAGGAGGCCGCTTCGCTCTGCATGCTCAtcctttttgtcctctttgttttcaggcacgtgcacacaccAATCCTCTCTGCCCCACCTGTCTGCTTGGAGACGTGTGGCCGCCACCCACCCGATTCACACATTCCACTGACTGTCTCccacctttttttcctcttcctctgcagtctgGTGGGCATGCATCTGTTCGGTCATGGGTTAGACACACGGAACACAATCAATGACAGGAAGAACTTTGACACGCTGCTCTGGTCCATGGTCACCGTGTTCCAG ATTCTGACGGAGGAGAACTGGAACACGGTGCTGTACAACATCATGGCGGAAACCTCTCCGTGGGCCTTCATCTACTTCGTTGCGGTCATCGTGATGGGAAAGCACGTCCTTCTCAACATCCTCGTGGGTATTGTCCTTCAGGGCTTCCAAGACAGG CAAACACTTGGCGAGAGCCCTTCCTCCGTGACCTCTTCCCCGACCTCAGAGGACGGTTCTGCAGATACAAACGGCGATGAGGAAAAC cgaaCACTTGGCGAGAGCCCTTCCTCCGTGACCCCGACCCCGACCGTTGAGCACGGTTCTGCAGATGTAAACGGCGATGAG AGATCTCAGAACCGAAACCAGACGGCGCTGCGCTGGTGCAAAAAGCGTGAAGAGTGGTCATTCTACGTGTTGTCACCCCAGAACAG gctcCGGCTCTTTTGCAAGAGTGTGACGTCTCACCATTTGTTCGAATACACAGTTCTCCTCTTTATTCTCCTAAACTGTATCACCATTGCAATGGAGAGACCTGGAATTGAGCCTGGAAGCaag GAGCGAACGTTCTTGACCATCTCTGGTTTCGTCTTCTCTGCAGTCTTCATGGTAGAGATGCTTTTTAAG GTCCTGACCCTCGGCCTGTTCATTGGGAGCGAGAGCTACTGCCGCTCTGCCTGGAATATCGTGGACGGGTTGCTGGTGGTCGCCTCCGTGGTCGACACCGTCGTCTTGCTGTCCCCTGCAAGCCACAGCAAAATGTTGGACATCCTCAAAGTGCTGCGCCTGCTGCGCATACTTCGTGCGCTGCG GGTGGTCAAGCGATCCCCGAAACTGAAGCTGGCGGTGGAGGCTCTGATCACCGCCGTCAAACCCGTCGGGAACATCTTGCTCCTGTGCTGCGCCCTCATCTTGTTCTACGCAATCCTCGGCTTGCAG TTGTTCAAGGGGAAGTTCTACATCTGCAGAGGCGAGTtcattgatgacgtcaccaacaagacggactgtctgtcggCCAACCAGCGCTGGGAGCAGAAGGATTTCAATTTTGACAGCTTGCCGCAG GCCCTGCTTTCACTGTTCGTGATGTACTCCAAGGACGGCTGGGTGACCCTCATGTATGATGGACTGGACGCCGTTGGAGTGGACCAACAG CCCATGATCAACTACAATGTATGGATACTTCCTTTCTTCATCTCATTCATGATCGTGAGCTATTTCTTGCTCGACATGTTCATCGGCGCGATGGTGCACACCTTCCACGACTGTcagaagaaacaaaataaactgtCTGAGGAGGCGAGAAACAGCTTGCGGCGCGGCGCAG GCGAGGATGTTGCTGAGGTTCCCAAGGAGACGCCGTACCAAGCGTCCTACTCCCGCATGCGTCTGTCCATCCACACCCTGTGCACCAGCGGGCCGCTGGACCTCTTCATAGCCGTCCTGATCGTCATCAGTGTTTTGATCATGGCCGTCGAGCACTACCAAGAACCTCTG TACATCAAGAGGTTGACAGAGTACTCCCACTACGTGTTCACCTCCATCCTGTTGATTGAAGTCCTGCTGAAGCTCGTGGCGTTTGGCGGGCTGAGATTCCTGCGAAACAG ttGGAACCTCGTGGACCTCGTGGTCGTCTCGGTATCCATCACGAGCATCGCTTTAAACATGATGAGTGTGTCACAGCAAATTCCTGTAAATCCCACCATCCTGACAGTCCTCAGAGTGCTGAGGATGGGACAAG TCCTGAAGGCCAAAAGGATTCGTGTCCTGCTGACAACGATCGGCAAAACGCTGTCGCAG GTTGGAAAcatttgtctcctcttcctgttcTTCTTTACCATCTACGCAACGCTAGGAGTGGAGTTCTTTGGCCATCTAG AATGCGCCGAGGACGACCTGTGCCTCGGATTAAACGAGTATGTCAATTTCAAGCACTTCGGCATGGCCCTGTTCACCCTCTTCCTGGTGTGCACCGGGGACAACTGGAGCATGATCATGAtg gACACCTTGAAGCAGTGCCGTCCTGGAGAGTGTTCACTCTACCTCACGTGGGTCTCTCCGATATACTTCATCACCTTTGTGGTCATCGCACAGTTCGTGCTCGCCAACCTCGTTGTGGCCGTCATTGTGCAAGCTTTGGAGGACAGCAACAAG GACGAAGGAGTGTCTGGACTGTCTACTGCTATTCTCGCTGACTAA